A single window of Desulfuromonadales bacterium DNA harbors:
- a CDS encoding VTT domain-containing protein, which yields MENHGTLVYAVIALIIFCEVGLVVAPFLPGDSMLFVIGALCATGAMDLTLVLTLFPVAAIAGDNFNRLMGISFGHKAFRGKDGRFFNQKNLDRARSFFEKFGNRAITLCRFIPFFRTFVPFVAGMAGVRWRTFLLYSVLGGTGWVVVCVLAGYYFGNLEFIKGHFELVLLTIIALSTVPAVAEYLKKSHARKRISAQPEELNPSPEQAPQAQRSPSPPARICKQILYRQVFSRGFFTKSGLARKARNFCRGSGHGAAGAAFRVQILRTRRTIRKYGDLALQNQGYTKSRPARPLCTACYNNAD from the coding sequence GTGGAAAACCACGGCACCCTTGTTTACGCCGTCATCGCCCTGATCATTTTCTGCGAAGTCGGCCTGGTCGTCGCCCCCTTTCTGCCCGGCGATTCGATGCTTTTTGTCATCGGAGCACTTTGTGCCACGGGGGCCATGGATCTGACCCTAGTGCTGACCCTGTTCCCGGTGGCGGCCATCGCTGGGGACAACTTCAATCGTCTCATGGGCATCTCCTTCGGCCACAAGGCCTTTCGCGGTAAAGACGGGCGATTTTTCAACCAGAAAAACCTCGATCGTGCCCGGAGCTTTTTCGAAAAATTTGGCAACCGGGCCATCACCCTGTGCCGGTTCATCCCCTTTTTCCGTACCTTCGTCCCTTTTGTAGCCGGAATGGCCGGCGTACGCTGGCGCACCTTTCTCCTTTACAGCGTTCTGGGCGGCACCGGATGGGTGGTGGTGTGCGTCCTCGCCGGTTACTATTTCGGGAATCTGGAATTCATCAAAGGGCATTTCGAACTGGTCTTGTTGACGATCATCGCCCTTTCAACGGTGCCGGCTGTGGCCGAATACCTGAAAAAATCGCATGCCCGAAAACGGATTTCTGCCCAACCTGAAGAACTGAACCCGTCGCCTGAGCAAGCACCGCAGGCTCAGCGAAGCCCTTCCCCTCCGGCACGCATCTGCAAACAAATTCTTTATCGGCAGGTTTTCAGTCGGGGGTTTTTCACCAAAAGCGGATTGGCGCGAAAAGCTCGAAACTTTTGTCGGGGATCAGGGCACGGGGCAGCAGGAGCAGCGTTCCGCGTCCAAATTCTGCGGACTCGACGCACTATCCGTAAATACGGCGACCTGGCCCTCCAGAACCAGGGCTATACTAAATCGAGACCGGCAAGACCTTTATGCACGGCATGTTACAATAACGCGGATTAA
- a CDS encoding cytochrome c oxidase subunit 3 family protein, whose translation MSAPEHQDYTGAKLGMWLFLFTELILFGGLFILYAVYLHRYPGEFAAAAQKLNLGLGAANTIILLTGSLLVALSVSAVRRGGRRATQVLLWGGVITGLLFLLNKYVEWSAEIGHGIYPDSPILNQMPPGEIMFFGLYYITLGLHGLHVLIGTVLLAVMAVYTATGVVHRDDFVKLENSGLYWHLVDLIWIFIFPLYYLLL comes from the coding sequence ATGAGTGCCCCCGAACACCAGGATTACACCGGCGCCAAGCTCGGCATGTGGCTCTTCCTGTTCACCGAGCTGATCCTCTTCGGCGGCCTGTTCATTCTGTATGCGGTCTACCTGCACCGCTACCCCGGCGAGTTTGCCGCCGCGGCGCAGAAGCTCAACCTCGGTCTCGGCGCCGCCAACACCATCATTCTGCTGACCGGCAGCCTGCTGGTCGCCCTCTCGGTGAGCGCCGTGCGCCGCGGCGGACGGAGGGCGACACAAGTGCTGCTGTGGGGAGGGGTCATCACCGGCCTCCTCTTCCTCCTCAACAAGTACGTCGAATGGTCGGCCGAGATCGGCCACGGCATCTATCCCGACTCGCCGATCCTCAACCAGATGCCGCCGGGTGAGATCATGTTCTTCGGGCTCTACTACATCACCCTCGGCCTGCACGGCCTGCACGTGCTGATCGGCACCGTCCTGCTGGCGGTGATGGCCGTCTATACGGCGACCGGCGTCGTGCACCGGGACGATTTCGTCAAGCTCGAAAATTCGGGGCTCTACTGGCACCTGGTGGACCTCATCTGGATCTTCATTTTTCCGCTTTATTATTTACTGCTCTGA
- a CDS encoding cbb3-type cytochrome c oxidase subunit I, with protein sequence MTETHPAATNERGFLAPSGNGLFGWIFSTDHKRIGLLYMYAILTFFLVGVVLGLLIRLELIAPGETIVSAQTYNALFTLHGVIMIFLFIIPGIPAIFGNIFLPIHIGANDVAFPRLNLLSWWLYIGGAMLALASLFGGAGFPDTGWTFYVPFSIQTHTNVTLAAFAVFILGFSSILTGLNFITTVHRLRATGVTWGRLPLFVWTLYSTAWVQVLATPILGITLALILLERVLGAGLFDPAKGGDPILYQHLFWIYSHPAVYIMILPGMGIISEIIPVFARKHIFGYWAMALSGIAIAFAGSLVWAHHMFVSGLSDTAIFVFSLLTFVVAIPSAIKVFNWTATLYKGSIALDPPMLHALSFILLFSVGGLTGLVLGAAATNVPVHDTHFVVGHFHYTMFGGTGFAFFAGLHFWLPKIFGRMYNRKVATAAWAAMLVGFNTLYSSMMVVGLRGMPRRYYDYLPQFTTLNVTATAGSWVLGAGIFVMFANLFWGSLRGAPAGSNPWGGRTLEWTLSSPPPAENFPSPPVVVHGPYIYPEEPTP encoded by the coding sequence ACCTTCTTCCTGGTCGGGGTGGTGCTGGGGCTGCTCATCCGCCTGGAACTGATCGCTCCGGGGGAGACCATCGTCTCGGCCCAGACCTACAACGCCCTGTTCACCCTGCACGGGGTGATCATGATCTTCCTCTTCATCATCCCCGGCATTCCGGCGATCTTCGGCAACATCTTCCTGCCGATCCACATCGGCGCCAACGACGTCGCCTTCCCCCGCCTCAACCTCCTCTCCTGGTGGCTCTACATCGGCGGGGCGATGCTCGCCCTCGCCTCGCTGTTCGGCGGCGCCGGCTTCCCCGACACCGGCTGGACTTTCTACGTCCCGTTCAGCATCCAGACCCACACCAACGTGACACTGGCGGCCTTCGCCGTCTTCATCCTCGGCTTCTCCTCCATCCTGACCGGCCTCAATTTCATCACCACCGTGCATCGCCTGCGGGCGACCGGCGTCACCTGGGGGCGGCTCCCCCTCTTCGTCTGGACCCTCTATTCCACCGCCTGGGTGCAGGTCCTGGCCACGCCGATCCTCGGCATTACCCTGGCGCTGATCCTGCTCGAGCGGGTTCTCGGCGCCGGACTCTTCGACCCGGCCAAGGGGGGCGACCCCATCCTGTACCAGCATCTTTTCTGGATCTACTCCCATCCGGCCGTCTACATCATGATCCTCCCCGGCATGGGGATCATCTCGGAGATCATCCCCGTCTTCGCCCGCAAACACATTTTCGGCTACTGGGCCATGGCCCTCTCCGGCATCGCCATCGCCTTCGCCGGCTCGCTGGTCTGGGCCCACCACATGTTCGTCAGCGGCCTGAGCGATACCGCCATCTTCGTCTTCTCCCTGCTCACCTTCGTGGTCGCCATCCCCTCCGCCATCAAGGTCTTCAACTGGACGGCCACCCTCTACAAGGGCTCCATCGCCCTCGACCCGCCGATGCTCCATGCCCTGAGCTTCATCCTGCTCTTCTCGGTGGGCGGGCTCACCGGGCTGGTCCTGGGCGCGGCCGCCACCAACGTGCCGGTGCACGACACCCACTTCGTGGTCGGCCACTTCCACTACACCATGTTCGGCGGCACCGGCTTCGCCTTCTTCGCCGGCCTGCACTTCTGGCTGCCCAAAATCTTCGGCCGGATGTACAACCGGAAGGTGGCCACCGCCGCCTGGGCCGCCATGCTGGTCGGTTTCAACACCCTCTATTCCTCGATGATGGTGGTGGGCCTGCGCGGCATGCCGCGCCGCTATTACGATTACCTGCCGCAGTTTACCACCCTGAACGTCACCGCCACAGCCGGCTCCTGGGTCCTGGGGGCGGGCATTTTCGTCATGTTCGCCAATCTCTTCTGGGGCTCCCTGCGGGGAGCGCCGGCGGGGAGCAACCCATGGGGAGGGCGGACCCTGGAGTGGACCCTCTCCTCGCCGCCGCCGGCGGAGAACTTCCCCTCGCCGCCGGTGGTGGTCCACGGCCCCTACATCTACCCCGAAGAGCCGACGCCATGA
- a CDS encoding protoheme IX farnesyltransferase — translation MSLLPLFRPPIALMTAASALAGYALYPAPHEAVVAALLLAGVGLLAAGCSALNQVQERDVDARMERTRRRPVACGEFPPRAGLALALTLTAVGLLLLAAIRETVFVLGTFALLWYNGVYTPLKRRTSFAVLPGALCGALPPLIGWAAAGGNPADFRIVLFAGLIVLWQIPHFWFFALKHREDFQRAGLPTVFTRFTPRQVHRLALIWVFALACVTLLLPGFGLLQHPAARLLGGVAAAGLAAGAGLMLLTGRAEPPRGEPFGRLNLALLLIISSLLVEGFC, via the coding sequence ATGTCGCTTCTGCCCCTCTTCCGCCCGCCGATCGCGTTGATGACCGCAGCTTCCGCCCTGGCGGGCTACGCTTTGTACCCGGCTCCCCACGAGGCGGTGGTTGCTGCCCTGCTGCTGGCCGGGGTCGGCCTGCTGGCCGCCGGCTGCTCGGCCCTCAACCAGGTGCAGGAGCGCGACGTCGATGCCCGCATGGAGCGCACCCGCCGCCGCCCCGTCGCCTGCGGCGAGTTCCCCCCCCGAGCCGGCCTGGCTCTCGCCCTGACCCTGACGGCCGTCGGCCTGCTGCTCCTCGCCGCCATCCGGGAGACCGTCTTCGTCCTCGGCACCTTCGCCCTCCTCTGGTACAACGGCGTCTACACCCCCCTCAAACGTCGCACCTCCTTTGCGGTCCTGCCCGGCGCCCTGTGCGGCGCACTGCCGCCCCTGATCGGCTGGGCAGCGGCGGGGGGGAATCCGGCCGATTTCCGCATCGTCCTCTTCGCCGGGCTTATCGTCCTCTGGCAGATCCCCCATTTCTGGTTCTTCGCCCTGAAGCATCGGGAGGACTTCCAGCGGGCCGGGCTGCCGACCGTTTTCACCCGTTTCACCCCGCGGCAGGTCCATCGGCTGGCCCTGATCTGGGTCTTCGCCCTCGCCTGCGTCACCCTCCTGCTGCCCGGCTTCGGTCTGCTCCAGCATCCAGCCGCCCGCCTGCTCGGCGGGGTGGCCGCCGCGGGCCTGGCCGCCGGCGCCGGGTTGATGCTGCTGACCGGCCGGGCCGAGCCGCCCCGCGGCGAGCCGTTCGGGCGGCTCAACCTCGCTCTGCTCCTCATTATCTCGTCGCTGCTGGTGGAGGGGTTCTGCTGA
- the coxB gene encoding cytochrome c oxidase subunit II, whose translation MNPSLVTTTEAVDSVFLLIFGISALMLVGITATIIFFVVKYNRRKNPSPLPSPNYNIPLEATWTILPTIIVLAMFWYGWSGYTTLRNVPADALPVKVVGRMWSWSFEYPNGRTSDRLFVPAGRPVRLELTSADVLHNFYIPAFRVKMDAVPGMTTHLWFLAPAPGSFDAFCAEFCGVGHSGMITTVEALPSGEFERWYAEAVVVVAEGRGLLEKYGCLGCHSLDGSPAVGPTFRGLSGRQVTVITDGREHTLTADADYIRRSIREPQADLVKGFPPVMPKLPLPEEEVEAIVDFIEELR comes from the coding sequence GTGAATCCATCCCTCGTGACCACCACTGAAGCCGTGGACTCCGTCTTTCTCCTCATCTTCGGCATCTCCGCCCTGATGCTGGTCGGCATCACCGCCACCATCATCTTCTTCGTGGTGAAGTACAACCGGCGAAAGAACCCGTCGCCCCTGCCGAGTCCCAATTACAACATCCCCCTGGAGGCGACCTGGACCATCCTCCCCACCATCATCGTTCTTGCCATGTTCTGGTACGGCTGGTCCGGCTACACCACGCTGCGCAACGTTCCGGCGGACGCCCTGCCGGTGAAGGTCGTCGGCCGCATGTGGTCCTGGTCCTTCGAGTATCCCAACGGACGCACCAGCGACCGGCTCTTCGTGCCGGCCGGCCGGCCGGTCCGCCTCGAACTTACCTCGGCGGACGTTCTGCACAACTTCTACATTCCCGCCTTTCGCGTAAAAATGGACGCGGTTCCCGGCATGACCACGCACCTCTGGTTCCTGGCACCGGCACCGGGCTCCTTTGACGCCTTCTGCGCCGAGTTCTGCGGCGTGGGGCATTCGGGCATGATCACCACGGTCGAGGCGCTCCCATCCGGCGAGTTCGAGCGATGGTATGCGGAAGCGGTAGTGGTGGTGGCGGAGGGGAGAGGGCTGCTGGAGAAATACGGCTGCCTCGGTTGCCATTCCCTGGACGGCTCCCCCGCCGTCGGCCCGACTTTCCGGGGGCTCAGCGGGCGGCAGGTGACGGTGATCACCGACGGCCGGGAGCACACCCTGACCGCCGACGCCGACTACATCCGCCGCTCCATCCGTGAACCGCAGGCCGACCTCGTCAAGGGGTTTCCGCCGGTGATGCCGAAACTCCCACTGCCGGAAGAAGAGGTAGAGGCCATTGTCGATTTTATCGAGGAGTTGCGGTGA
- a CDS encoding cytochrome C oxidase subunit IV family protein → MTEQEHPIVPYRTFVVVWVLLLLLTAVTVAVSRVHLGPLNIWAALGIASVKSALVIFFFMHLKYEKLQAFRIFLLVALLILAIFIGFTFFDVLYR, encoded by the coding sequence ATGACCGAACAGGAACACCCCATCGTCCCCTATCGCACCTTCGTCGTCGTCTGGGTGCTGCTTCTGCTGCTGACCGCCGTCACCGTGGCCGTCTCCCGGGTGCATCTCGGCCCTCTCAACATCTGGGCCGCCCTCGGCATCGCCTCGGTCAAGTCGGCGCTGGTCATCTTTTTCTTCATGCACCTCAAGTATGAAAAGCTGCAGGCTTTCAGGATCTTTCTCCTGGTGGCCCTGCTCATCCTCGCCATCTTCATCGGCTTTACCTTCTTTGACGTCCTCTACCGGTGA